In one Chloroflexi bacterium ADurb.Bin180 genomic region, the following are encoded:
- the rplP gene encoding 50S ribosomal protein L16 codes for MLQPKRIKYRKVHRGRMKGRDTRGAEVSFGEFGLQTLEPYWLTARQLEAARRAIVHFIKRGGKLWVRVFPDKPISAKPAETRMGGGKWALSHWVAVIKPGRVLFELAGVQEETAREAFRRAGNKLPVRTQFVSREDFAAGGESA; via the coding sequence ATGTTGCAGCCGAAGAGGATCAAGTATCGCAAAGTTCATCGCGGACGCATGAAGGGTCGAGACACCAGGGGTGCCGAGGTATCGTTTGGCGAGTTCGGCCTGCAGACCCTGGAGCCCTACTGGTTGACGGCGCGACAGCTCGAAGCGGCGCGGCGAGCCATCGTGCACTTTATCAAGCGCGGCGGCAAGCTGTGGGTTCGCGTGTTTCCCGACAAGCCGATCTCAGCCAAGCCGGCCGAAACCCGCATGGGTGGCGGCAAGTGGGCTCTGTCTCACTGGGTGGCGGTCATCAAGCCGGGCCGCGTGCTGTTTGAGCTGGCGGGCGTGCAGGAAGAAACCGCGCGCGAAGCGTTTCGCCGAGCAGGAAACAAGCTGCCTGTTCGCACGCAGTTCGTGAGCCGCGAGGACTTTGCTGCGGGAGGTGAGTCGGCATGA
- the rplN gene encoding 50S ribosomal protein L14, with protein MIQTFTRLRVADNTGAREIMCIKVLGGTRRRYAYVGDIIVAAVKSSTPDSVVKKGEVVQAVVVRTAKEYGRRDGSYISFDENAAVILDKEHNPRGTRIFGPVARELREKGFMKIVSLSPEVL; from the coding sequence ATGATCCAGACATTCACCCGTCTGCGGGTTGCCGACAACACAGGCGCCCGGGAGATCATGTGTATCAAAGTGCTGGGCGGTACGCGACGGCGCTACGCCTATGTGGGCGATATCATTGTTGCGGCGGTCAAGTCATCGACGCCTGACAGCGTCGTCAAAAAGGGCGAAGTTGTCCAGGCAGTGGTCGTCCGGACGGCCAAGGAGTACGGCCGGCGAGACGGGTCCTACATCAGCTTTGACGAGAATGCCGCCGTAATACTGGACAAGGAACACAACCCGCGGGGCACCCGGATTTTTGGGCCTGTGGCCCGCGAGCTGCGCGAAAAGGGCTTTATGAAGATCGTGTCCTTGTCTCCGGAGGTTTTGTAG
- the rpsC gene encoding 30S ribosomal protein S3: MGRKVHPLGFRLGYNKEWGARWYAEGKRYRDLLHEDIAIRRMIRETLGQAAISELEVERYPKQIRVTIHSAKPGVVIGKKGASVNALRENLETLTGKKAWVEVQEVEKPELNAVLIAESIAEQLEKRVSHKRAMKQAATRAMRSGAKGIKIRCAGRLAGAEMARREWVKDGRIPLQTLRADIDYACREALTIMGRIGIKVWVYHGELLPESIEVREAPAPVAEEA; encoded by the coding sequence GTGGGTCGAAAAGTACACCCGTTGGGCTTTAGGCTCGGCTACAACAAGGAATGGGGCGCACGCTGGTACGCTGAAGGCAAGCGCTATCGGGATCTGCTTCACGAGGATATCGCGATTCGGCGCATGATCCGCGAGACGCTTGGCCAGGCCGCGATTTCCGAACTCGAAGTGGAGCGGTATCCGAAGCAGATTCGGGTAACCATTCACTCGGCGAAACCGGGCGTGGTAATTGGCAAAAAGGGCGCCAGTGTGAACGCCCTTCGTGAGAACCTCGAGACCCTCACTGGCAAGAAGGCGTGGGTCGAGGTCCAGGAAGTGGAAAAGCCCGAGCTCAACGCCGTGCTGATCGCCGAGAGCATCGCCGAGCAACTGGAGAAGCGCGTCTCACACAAGAGAGCCATGAAGCAGGCCGCAACCAGAGCCATGCGGTCCGGTGCCAAAGGCATCAAGATTCGCTGCGCCGGGCGTCTGGCTGGTGCCGAAATGGCGCGCCGGGAGTGGGTCAAGGACGGACGCATTCCGCTGCAGACTCTGCGTGCGGACATCGATTATGCGTGCCGGGAAGCCCTGACCATCATGGGGCGCATTGGGATCAAGGTGTGGGTCTATCACGGCGAGTTGCTGCCGGAGAGCATCGAAGTGCGTGAAGCGCCGGCTCCGGTCGCGGAAGAAGCCTAG
- the rpsQ gene encoding 30S ribosomal protein S17, with the protein MQAERRTMVGTVISDKMDKTVVVAVETLKRHRMYGKTIRTVKNYKVHNEDNNSHSGDVVRIAECRPISKDKRWVVVEILERAQ; encoded by the coding sequence ATGCAGGCAGAGCGCAGGACTATGGTAGGCACCGTCATCAGCGACAAGATGGACAAGACAGTGGTCGTGGCAGTCGAGACGCTCAAACGGCACCGGATGTATGGCAAGACCATCCGTACGGTCAAGAACTACAAGGTGCACAACGAAGACAACAACAGCCACAGCGGCGATGTGGTCCGTATCGCCGAGTGCCGGCCCATCAGCAAAGACAAGCGGTGGGTGGTGGTGGAGATACTGGAGCGTGCGCAATGA
- the rplW gene encoding 50S ribosomal protein L23, which yields MEAYQILRRPIVTEKTNLQVDKLNCYTFEVDVAANKVEIKNAVEAAFKVNVVAVNVRHMRGKQRRMGRIVGRTKDWKKATVTLAEGQTIQFFEGV from the coding sequence ATGGAAGCATATCAGATCTTGAGACGTCCGATTGTGACCGAAAAGACGAACCTGCAGGTGGACAAGCTGAACTGTTACACCTTTGAAGTTGACGTTGCCGCAAACAAGGTCGAGATCAAGAACGCGGTCGAGGCAGCTTTTAAGGTGAATGTCGTGGCGGTGAACGTGCGACACATGCGCGGTAAGCAACGCCGAATGGGCCGCATCGTCGGTCGCACCAAGGACTGGAAGAAGGCTACAGTTACTCTTGCTGAAGGCCAAACCATCCAGTTCTTCGAAGGGGTATAG
- the rpsS gene encoding 30S ribosomal protein S19 encodes MSRSLKKGPFVEQKLLDKIEAMNRSGEKRVVKTWSRSSTIFPQMVGHTIAVHDGRRHVPIYVTENMVGHKLGEFAPTRYFRSHGSKIAAAEAAAAASAAAAPAATTSTAAPAAPQQ; translated from the coding sequence ATGTCTAGATCACTGAAAAAGGGACCTTTCGTAGAGCAAAAGCTGCTCGACAAGATAGAGGCGATGAACCGCTCCGGCGAAAAGCGTGTGGTCAAGACCTGGTCGCGGTCATCCACCATCTTCCCGCAGATGGTTGGCCACACCATTGCGGTGCACGACGGCAGGCGCCACGTGCCCATCTACGTCACTGAGAATATGGTTGGCCACAAGCTGGGCGAGTTTGCTCCGACGCGGTACTTCCGCAGTCATGGTTCGAAGATTGCGGCTGCTGAGGCGGCTGCTGCGGCATCGGCCGCGGCTGCTCCTGCGGCCACGACCTCGACGGCAGCGCCTGCTGCTCCGCAGCAGTAA
- the rplD gene encoding 50S ribosomal protein L4: MQVSVRNMAGETVSEFDLPEAIFGLEPNVAVMHQAVLRQLANARLGTVDTKTRAEVRGGGHKPWRQKHTGRARQGSRRAPHWKGGGVVFGPHQRSYEMRMPRKMRRLALRSALSAKAAEQQIVLLDELALESPKTRDFEQVLGNLNVQASALVVLPERNDNVERSARNLSDVKTLQVTCLNVFDILKFDTLILPVKALQVIEQILG, from the coding sequence ATGCAGGTAAGTGTGCGAAACATGGCCGGTGAGACGGTCAGCGAATTTGATCTTCCGGAAGCGATTTTCGGGCTTGAGCCGAACGTGGCGGTAATGCATCAGGCCGTCCTGCGCCAGCTGGCCAATGCTCGCCTAGGAACGGTGGATACCAAGACGCGTGCCGAAGTCCGCGGCGGGGGCCACAAGCCTTGGCGTCAGAAGCATACTGGTCGCGCTCGCCAGGGCAGCCGGAGGGCCCCTCACTGGAAGGGCGGTGGCGTGGTGTTTGGACCCCATCAGCGCTCTTATGAGATGAGGATGCCGCGCAAGATGCGTCGACTCGCGTTGCGCAGTGCTCTCTCGGCCAAGGCGGCTGAGCAACAGATCGTGCTCCTGGATGAATTGGCCCTGGAGTCGCCCAAGACGCGCGACTTTGAACAAGTTCTGGGCAATCTGAATGTCCAGGCGAGCGCTCTGGTTGTCCTTCCCGAGCGCAACGACAATGTTGAGCGGTCTGCGCGGAACCTGTCAGATGTGAAGACTCTTCAGGTTACGTGTCTGAACGTATTCGATATTCTCAAGTTCGACACGCTGATCTTGCCGGTCAAGGCACTGCAGGTCATCGAGCAGATTCTGGGCTAG
- the rpmC gene encoding 50S ribosomal protein L29: MIAAKDVRSLTDVELNQKLHEAYQELFNLRFRQATKQVENTGRIRVVRRDIARMQTVVRERQLRAPKEA, translated from the coding sequence ATGATCGCAGCCAAAGACGTTCGTTCGCTCACTGATGTCGAGCTGAATCAAAAGCTACACGAGGCATACCAGGAGTTGTTCAACCTGCGCTTCCGCCAGGCGACCAAACAGGTAGAGAATACCGGTCGCATCAGGGTGGTGCGCCGCGACATTGCGCGGATGCAGACCGTAGTCCGCGAGCGCCAGCTTCGTGCGCCGAAGGAGGCATAA
- the rplB gene encoding 50S ribosomal protein L2 produces the protein MAIKTHKPTSAGRRGLASLTFDDITSVKAERSLCVSLKKHAGRNVRGVVTVRHLGGGMRKQYRVIDYRREKTGVPARVDSIQYDPNRSARIALLVYADGEKRYIVAPLEVAVGDVLVSGPEADIKPGNAMTIERIPLGTMIHNIELQPGKGGQLVRSAGTSAQLLAKEGPYAQVRMPSGEVRRISVRCQATIGQVGNLDHGNVKLGKAGRARWMGRRPMVRGSAMTPRDHPHGGGEGKCPIGFPGPKTPWGKPTLGYKTRRRHETDSMIVRRRQKKNR, from the coding sequence ATGGCTATCAAGACACACAAGCCGACATCGGCAGGCCGACGCGGGCTGGCCAGTCTCACCTTCGATGACATAACGTCGGTCAAGGCGGAACGTTCGCTCTGCGTGTCACTGAAGAAGCACGCCGGCCGCAATGTGCGCGGTGTGGTGACGGTCAGGCACCTTGGCGGTGGCATGAGGAAGCAGTACCGGGTCATCGACTACCGGCGCGAAAAGACAGGCGTTCCGGCGCGTGTCGACTCGATTCAGTACGACCCGAACCGCTCCGCTCGCATCGCCCTTCTGGTCTATGCCGACGGGGAAAAGCGCTACATTGTGGCCCCCCTTGAGGTAGCGGTCGGAGATGTTCTGGTCTCGGGACCAGAAGCCGATATCAAGCCCGGCAACGCTATGACAATCGAGCGCATTCCGCTGGGGACCATGATTCACAACATTGAGCTGCAACCCGGCAAGGGTGGGCAGCTGGTCCGCTCTGCGGGTACTTCGGCTCAACTGCTGGCGAAGGAAGGACCTTACGCTCAGGTGCGTATGCCTTCCGGAGAAGTCCGGAGGATATCGGTGCGTTGCCAGGCTACGATCGGTCAGGTAGGCAACCTCGATCACGGCAATGTCAAACTGGGCAAGGCCGGCCGAGCTCGCTGGATGGGAAGGCGGCCAATGGTGCGCGGTTCAGCGATGACCCCGCGAGACCATCCGCATGGCGGTGGCGAAGGCAAGTGCCCGATTGGTTTCCCGGGGCCCAAGACGCCCTGGGGCAAGCCGACGCTGGGGTACAAGACGCGGCGGCGTCACGAGACTGACAGCATGATCGTGCGTCGACGGCAGAAGAAGAATCGCTAG
- the rplV gene encoding 50S ribosomal protein L22 encodes MALEVKAVAKYIRMSPMKVQLVVDMVRGKGVNEALAILKYSTRAGAEPVLKAINSAAANAEENYGLSRNELVVSSICADEGPTYKRMRFGGRGHMKPILKRSTHITVVLAGPEAAQ; translated from the coding sequence ATGGCGCTAGAAGTTAAGGCAGTGGCCAAGTACATCAGGATGTCGCCAATGAAGGTGCAGCTCGTTGTGGATATGGTCCGCGGCAAGGGCGTCAACGAGGCACTGGCGATTCTCAAGTACTCCACCAGGGCAGGTGCTGAGCCTGTTCTGAAGGCGATCAACTCGGCGGCAGCAAATGCAGAAGAGAACTATGGTCTCTCGCGAAACGAGCTGGTGGTGAGTTCGATCTGCGCAGATGAGGGCCCGACCTACAAGCGCATGCGCTTTGGTGGTCGCGGGCACATGAAACCGATTCTCAAGCGGTCTACGCACATCACGGTTGTTCTGGCCGGGCCAGAAGCCGCGCAGTAG